One Mycobacterium dioxanotrophicus DNA window includes the following coding sequences:
- a CDS encoding hydroxypyruvate isomerase family protein, with the protein MISAAFTVNCSILLTDLPLLERPQAARDAGFDAVEFWWPFATATPSDSQVDEFTRAIGDAGVQLTGLNFAAGDMPAGERGILSAPRRTSEFRDSVDIAVGIAKALDTKAFNALYGNRIDGVSPDEQDSVAAENLGFAATAAKAIGAVVLVEPVSGAPAYPLKSAADAIGVIDRVHSDHGVDNLRLLADLYHLHVNGDDVAAAIDAHAERIGHVQIADAPGRGEPGTGILTLSGYLAQLHNRGYRGFVGLEYKPTRPDTFDWLARANRPSAGVLNR; encoded by the coding sequence ATGATTAGTGCCGCATTCACCGTCAACTGTTCAATCCTTCTGACAGACCTACCGTTGCTTGAGCGTCCCCAGGCGGCCCGCGATGCCGGTTTCGATGCGGTGGAGTTCTGGTGGCCGTTCGCGACGGCGACTCCCAGCGACTCCCAAGTCGACGAGTTCACCCGAGCGATCGGAGATGCCGGCGTTCAGTTGACCGGGTTGAACTTCGCCGCCGGAGACATGCCCGCAGGTGAGCGCGGGATCCTTTCTGCGCCACGCCGCACATCGGAGTTCCGCGACAGTGTCGACATTGCGGTAGGAATTGCAAAGGCACTGGATACCAAGGCGTTCAATGCCTTGTACGGCAACCGCATCGACGGGGTCTCGCCTGACGAACAGGACAGTGTCGCTGCCGAAAACCTCGGATTCGCCGCGACGGCCGCCAAGGCGATCGGTGCGGTCGTACTCGTCGAGCCCGTCAGCGGAGCACCCGCCTACCCGCTCAAGTCGGCCGCCGATGCGATCGGGGTCATCGACCGCGTGCATTCCGACCACGGTGTAGACAACTTGCGGCTACTGGCCGACCTCTACCACCTGCATGTCAATGGCGACGACGTCGCCGCCGCTATCGACGCCCACGCCGAGAGAATCGGCCACGTACAGATCGCGGACGCTCCAGGTCGCGGCGAACCGGGCACCGGGATCCTCACTCTCAGTGGCTATCTCGCACAGCTCCATAACCGCGGCTACCGGGGTTTTGTCGGCCTCGAGTACAAGCCCACGAGGCCAGACACGTTCGACTGGCTGGCTAGGGCGAATCGCCCATCCGCCGGCGTACTGAACCGCTGA
- a CDS encoding 2-hydroxy-3-oxopropionate reductase, which yields MSTIAFIGLGIMGSPMAVNLVKAGHAVIGFNRSPQRSAALVDAGGTAAGSIADAVKDADVIAVMVPDSPDVRDVLAGNDGVFDNARPGALIIDFSSIRPDVTAELASEAMERGFRIIDAPVSGGEVGAIDAALSIMVGGAEDDFLAAKPVLDAVGRTVVHVGPNGSGQTVKAANQLIVAGNIELLAEAIVFLEAYGVDTAAAVKVLGGGLAGSAVLNQKAQKMLDREFEPGFRIDLHHKDLGIVTAAAREVGVISPLGAVVAQLMASARANGDGGLDHSGLLRGVERLSGRTAL from the coding sequence GTGAGCACTATCGCCTTCATCGGCCTCGGAATCATGGGCAGCCCCATGGCCGTGAACCTCGTCAAAGCCGGCCACGCGGTTATCGGCTTCAACCGGTCACCGCAGCGCAGCGCGGCACTCGTCGATGCCGGCGGCACCGCGGCCGGTTCGATCGCCGACGCGGTCAAAGACGCCGATGTCATTGCTGTGATGGTCCCGGATTCCCCCGACGTTCGCGATGTCCTGGCTGGAAATGACGGCGTGTTCGACAACGCTCGTCCCGGTGCTCTGATCATCGACTTCTCCAGTATCCGCCCGGATGTCACCGCCGAACTCGCGAGCGAGGCGATGGAGCGCGGGTTCCGGATCATCGATGCACCCGTATCCGGCGGCGAGGTGGGTGCGATCGACGCCGCCCTGTCGATCATGGTGGGTGGTGCCGAGGACGACTTCCTGGCGGCGAAGCCGGTGCTCGATGCCGTGGGCAGGACTGTTGTGCATGTTGGCCCCAACGGATCTGGACAGACCGTGAAGGCTGCCAATCAACTGATCGTGGCGGGCAATATCGAGCTTCTCGCCGAGGCCATCGTCTTCCTTGAGGCCTACGGCGTGGACACGGCCGCGGCCGTCAAGGTGCTCGGCGGAGGTCTGGCCGGGTCTGCCGTGCTTAATCAGAAGGCGCAGAAGATGCTCGATCGCGAGTTCGAGCCGGGCTTCCGAATTGACCTGCACCACAAGGATCTCGGTATCGTCACCGCCGCGGCTCGCGAGGTCGGTGTGATCTCGCCGCTCGGCGCCGTCGTCGCCCAACTCATGGCCTCAGCGCGTGCCAACGGTGACGGCGGACTCGACCATTCCGGTTTGCTACGCGGTGTCGAGCGTCTGTCGGGACGCACGGCTCTCTGA
- a CDS encoding class I adenylate-forming enzyme family protein: MPFFDLLISACEQNPRRIAVRCGEEASSFSQHFSRVSRAAHVLRMTLGLASNDRFAVLSRNSGDYLELVHAALLGAAIVVPLNVRASEPELAAVLRDAGCRTLFFSNEFRDLAERLNDVTPIENIIQIGVDQRAGNDYRELLQDATEWLPKRPDASDIAFIMYTSGTTGRAKGVVIEHGAMTNDIYKTGIATNLTQGYTFLLHAPLFHIASIRGFGLAPATGSTVVLLPRFDPHRIVQEIKAHDVNTTSFIASTVRNMLELPDFHGAALPSLTTIGYGSAPMHPAVLRQLMNAFPDAEFVNWYGMTETCGHVSVLTGLDHKRGGRRLMSCGRTMPGIGVRVVDEAGSPVNRGIVGEITVSGDNLMRGYWNQPPLKADHMGRSWFPTGDAGYLDECGYLYLVGRIRDLIITGGENVAPGEVESVLCSHPAVHQAVVFGVDDPKWGEAVHACVSTASNTQLSVDELRAHCRTQLAGYKVPKHIDIHDEPFPMSGSNKIDRNLVKSRYLQCYPSSANTI, encoded by the coding sequence GTGCCATTTTTCGATCTCCTAATCAGTGCGTGCGAGCAGAATCCGCGGCGGATCGCCGTTCGCTGCGGGGAGGAGGCTTCCTCATTCTCGCAACATTTTTCCCGGGTCAGTCGAGCTGCGCACGTTCTTCGCATGACCTTGGGCCTGGCCTCCAATGACCGGTTCGCGGTTTTATCTCGCAACTCCGGCGACTACCTGGAACTCGTTCACGCCGCACTCTTGGGCGCGGCCATCGTTGTACCCCTAAACGTACGAGCATCCGAACCCGAACTTGCGGCCGTACTCCGGGACGCTGGATGCCGAACTCTCTTCTTCAGCAATGAATTCCGTGACCTAGCGGAGCGACTCAACGACGTCACACCAATCGAGAACATTATCCAGATCGGAGTCGATCAGCGCGCCGGCAACGACTACCGCGAACTGCTACAGGATGCCACGGAGTGGCTACCGAAGCGTCCTGATGCATCCGATATTGCATTCATCATGTACACCAGCGGCACAACCGGGAGAGCGAAGGGTGTCGTCATCGAACACGGCGCCATGACCAACGATATCTACAAGACTGGAATTGCAACGAATCTTACCCAGGGCTACACCTTTTTACTCCATGCTCCACTGTTCCATATAGCCTCAATACGGGGTTTCGGTCTTGCTCCTGCCACCGGCTCAACAGTCGTGCTATTACCACGTTTTGATCCGCACCGCATCGTCCAGGAGATCAAAGCGCACGATGTAAACACGACGAGCTTCATCGCGTCCACCGTCAGGAACATGCTTGAATTACCTGACTTCCACGGCGCGGCATTGCCCAGCCTAACCACGATCGGATACGGCAGCGCGCCGATGCACCCCGCTGTTCTTCGCCAACTGATGAATGCGTTTCCCGACGCAGAGTTTGTGAACTGGTACGGAATGACTGAGACATGCGGACACGTGAGCGTCCTCACCGGACTGGACCACAAGCGCGGGGGTCGTCGACTCATGTCGTGCGGGCGCACCATGCCAGGTATCGGTGTACGGGTCGTCGACGAGGCCGGCTCGCCGGTCAACCGCGGTATCGTCGGCGAAATCACGGTGTCTGGCGACAACTTGATGCGCGGGTATTGGAATCAACCTCCGCTGAAGGCAGATCACATGGGTAGGTCGTGGTTCCCGACTGGAGATGCAGGCTATTTGGATGAATGCGGATACCTGTACTTGGTCGGCAGGATCCGAGATCTCATCATCACCGGCGGCGAGAACGTCGCGCCCGGCGAGGTGGAAAGTGTTCTCTGCAGTCACCCTGCGGTCCATCAGGCAGTGGTCTTTGGTGTGGACGACCCGAAATGGGGTGAGGCGGTGCACGCCTGCGTGTCTACAGCTTCCAATACTCAGTTGAGTGTGGACGAGCTGCGAGCCCACTGTCGGACCCAGCTGGCTGGATACAAAGTCCCGAAGCATATCGATATCCACGACGAGCCATTTCCCATGAGCGGCTCCAACAAGATTGACCGAAATCTGGTGAAATCTCGCTATCTGCAATGCTATCCGAGCAGCGCCAACACAATCTGA
- a CDS encoding FAD-binding and (Fe-S)-binding domain-containing protein, whose translation MTEEPTETALRAALRARGVTDIDDSRLARAIYSSDASLYRVEPRLVVRPRHVEEIEATLAACREIGVPLTARGAGTSIAGNAIGPGVILDSSRHLRRIVDIDVESRTAVVEPGVVQAQLQMAAQRKGLRFGPDPSTHNRCTIGGMIGNNACGSRALAYGRTSDNVLALDIVDGRGRRISVAHPTGVSPSDAPTSLAELHTLVQRNLSIIRTQFGQFARQGSGYALEHLLPENRFDVCRALVGSEGTLALVERATVRLVSDPRHRIIVALGYPSIAEAADAAPQILQHKPIACEGLDERIVAPLRRRTTPIPQLPRGAGWLLVELAGDELPALHERAGRVVADAAALDTRVVTDPAETAAIWQIREDGAGLAALGQDGRRAHAGWEDAAVPVRHLGGYLRDMDALLAQHGLSGAPYGHFGDGCVHQRLDFPFYAEPDRGRTVFRTFLTEAAELVAHYGGSLSGEHGDGRARSELLPIMFSPDALSLFSATKAIFDPGNILNPGVLVRPRPLDWDIRNTGFSTTRTSLALRYPDDSDDFATAVHRCTGVAKCRVEQPRTGHVMCPSYTATRDEKDSTRGRARVLQEMTRNGTPDWRAPEVHEALDLCLSCKGCSSDCPTGVDVATWKSEVLHHAYHGRRRPLSHYTLGRLPQWADLAARTPRLVNRLTSTRWTARIVARAAGVDPRRDLPRFADRTFGQQWADRRPTTDLPGDAPRVLVWVDSFTDHFAPQVAHDTLAILQSMGHDADVVTDACCGLTWITTGQLDTARSILERTTHKLLTATAQGQPIIALEPSCAAVLRHDGPLLIDDPSSRTLATRVRTLAEHLAATPEWQPPDWSGTDVVAQPHCHHHAVMGWNTDAEVLRQSGAHVTQLGGCCGLAGNWGAERGHHDLSHAIAGQQLLPALTTASESAVVIADGFSCRTQIAQFSNRRAVHLSHFLSSQLTNRTQI comes from the coding sequence GTGACCGAAGAGCCCACCGAGACCGCTCTTCGCGCTGCCCTTCGCGCACGAGGGGTAACGGATATCGATGACTCAAGGCTGGCCCGCGCGATCTACTCCAGCGATGCATCCCTGTATCGGGTGGAGCCACGACTGGTCGTGCGGCCCAGGCATGTTGAGGAGATCGAAGCAACCCTAGCCGCATGTCGGGAGATCGGGGTTCCACTCACGGCGCGGGGAGCCGGTACATCGATCGCTGGCAACGCCATCGGGCCGGGGGTGATCCTCGACAGCAGCCGACATTTGCGTCGAATTGTTGATATCGATGTCGAATCCCGTACTGCTGTAGTCGAACCAGGGGTAGTCCAGGCGCAACTGCAGATGGCCGCACAACGAAAGGGTTTGCGGTTCGGTCCAGACCCGAGCACGCACAATCGCTGCACCATCGGCGGAATGATAGGGAACAACGCCTGCGGCTCCCGCGCCCTCGCGTACGGCAGGACATCGGACAATGTGCTGGCCCTCGACATCGTCGACGGGCGTGGGCGCCGGATCTCGGTTGCACATCCGACGGGAGTATCACCTTCTGATGCGCCGACGTCACTTGCCGAACTGCACACCCTGGTACAGCGGAATCTATCGATTATTCGAACCCAGTTCGGGCAGTTCGCAAGGCAGGGCTCGGGATACGCTCTGGAGCACCTGTTGCCCGAGAACCGGTTCGACGTCTGCCGCGCCCTGGTCGGCAGCGAAGGAACACTCGCGCTGGTTGAACGGGCGACGGTACGTCTTGTTAGCGATCCCCGACATCGGATCATTGTCGCGCTGGGCTACCCGAGCATCGCTGAGGCCGCGGATGCCGCACCACAGATACTGCAGCACAAACCGATCGCCTGCGAAGGACTCGACGAAAGGATTGTGGCTCCACTTCGCCGGCGCACAACTCCCATTCCCCAATTACCCCGCGGGGCAGGCTGGTTGCTCGTCGAGCTTGCCGGCGACGAGCTACCAGCCCTGCACGAACGTGCGGGACGCGTCGTCGCAGACGCGGCAGCACTTGACACACGGGTCGTCACCGATCCGGCGGAGACCGCCGCGATCTGGCAGATCCGCGAGGACGGAGCCGGACTCGCCGCACTCGGCCAAGACGGCCGCCGAGCGCACGCGGGTTGGGAAGACGCCGCCGTCCCCGTTCGACATCTCGGCGGCTACCTGCGCGACATGGACGCACTCCTCGCCCAACACGGCCTGTCCGGCGCGCCATACGGACATTTCGGCGATGGTTGCGTCCACCAACGTCTGGACTTCCCGTTTTACGCGGAACCCGACCGCGGTCGCACTGTGTTCCGGACTTTCCTGACCGAAGCTGCTGAACTGGTGGCCCACTACGGCGGGTCACTGTCGGGCGAGCACGGTGACGGCCGTGCCCGCAGTGAGCTCCTTCCCATCATGTTCAGCCCCGACGCGCTGTCGCTATTCTCAGCAACGAAGGCGATCTTCGATCCGGGCAACATATTGAATCCCGGGGTTCTGGTCCGCCCCCGGCCGTTGGACTGGGATATCCGCAACACCGGATTCTCAACAACCCGTACCTCTCTCGCGCTGCGCTACCCCGACGACTCCGACGACTTCGCCACCGCCGTACATAGATGCACCGGTGTTGCGAAATGCCGGGTGGAACAGCCCCGCACCGGGCACGTCATGTGCCCTTCCTACACCGCGACCCGAGATGAAAAGGATTCCACCCGCGGTCGCGCTCGGGTACTCCAAGAAATGACACGCAACGGCACCCCGGACTGGCGGGCGCCTGAGGTCCACGAGGCGCTCGACCTGTGCCTGTCGTGCAAAGGATGTTCCAGCGACTGCCCAACCGGGGTCGATGTCGCCACCTGGAAGTCTGAAGTTCTCCACCATGCTTACCACGGCCGGCGGCGTCCGCTGTCGCACTACACCCTCGGGCGCCTGCCGCAGTGGGCCGATCTCGCAGCACGCACTCCCCGCCTGGTCAATCGGTTGACGAGCACCCGCTGGACCGCGCGCATCGTCGCGCGCGCCGCCGGAGTCGATCCGCGCCGCGACTTACCTCGCTTCGCCGACAGGACCTTCGGTCAGCAATGGGCAGATCGTCGGCCCACCACGGATCTTCCCGGCGATGCACCGCGAGTGCTGGTGTGGGTCGATAGCTTCACGGACCATTTCGCACCACAGGTAGCGCACGACACCCTGGCCATTTTGCAAAGCATGGGCCACGATGCGGATGTCGTGACTGACGCCTGCTGCGGACTGACGTGGATCACCACTGGTCAGCTCGACACCGCGCGCTCCATCCTCGAGCGGACGACCCACAAACTCCTCACTGCTACTGCACAAGGACAACCGATCATCGCGCTCGAACCGTCCTGCGCGGCAGTTCTGCGGCACGATGGACCACTCCTTATAGACGATCCGAGTAGCCGCACACTCGCCACACGGGTGCGCACCCTCGCTGAACACCTCGCAGCGACGCCCGAATGGCAACCTCCCGATTGGTCCGGTACCGATGTTGTGGCTCAGCCACACTGTCACCACCATGCCGTCATGGGTTGGAACACCGACGCCGAAGTGCTCCGACAGAGCGGAGCCCACGTCACCCAACTGGGCGGCTGTTGCGGCCTCGCGGGCAACTGGGGAGCGGAGCGAGGTCATCACGATCTCTCCCACGCCATCGCCGGCCAGCAACTGCTGCCTGCCCTCACAACCGCCTCCGAAAGTGCTGTGGTGATCGCAGACGGATTCTCATGCCGGACCCAAATCGCGCAGTTTTCAAATCGTCGCGCTGTTCACCTTTCACATTTTCTTTCCTCCCAGCTCACAAACAGGACTCAGATATAA
- the gcl gene encoding glyoxylate carboligase, protein MPRMRTVDAAVRILEIEGATQAFGLPGAAINPFYSAMRAHGGINHVLARHVEAASHMAEGYTRARAGNIGVCIGTSGPAGTDMITGLYSATADSIPILAITGQAPVARLHKEDFQAVDISAIAAPVTKMAMTVLEPGQVPGAFAQAFHLMRSGRPGPVLIDLPIDVQMAEIDFDPDTYQPLPVYKPAATRAQVEKALDMLALAHRPLIVAGGGIVNADAADLLVQLAELLDVPVVPTLMGWGTIPDDHRLAAGMAGLQTAHRYGNATLLASDFVLGIGNRWANRHTGGLDTYTKGRTFIHVDIEPTQIGRVFTPDYGIVSDAKAALEKFVTVAAERKSAGTLPDRSSWVRECLDRKRTMHRKTDFEDVPIKPQRVYREMNRVFGRDARYVTAIGLSQIAGGQFLHVYKARNWINCGQAGPLGWTLPAALGVVAADPTATVVGLSGDYDFQFLIEELAVGAQFNLPYIHVVVNNSYLGLIRQAQRQFDMNYCVSLGFDNINAEEGRADDSPAAPKGYGVDHLRVAEGLGCKAIRVTEPNEIASALEQATVLAREHKVPVVVEIVLETITNIAMGTELDNVNEFEALAEASDEDLMTVGIFD, encoded by the coding sequence ATGCCACGTATGCGCACTGTCGACGCCGCCGTTAGAATCCTCGAAATCGAGGGAGCAACACAAGCTTTCGGACTACCCGGTGCCGCCATCAATCCGTTTTATTCGGCGATGCGCGCTCACGGAGGCATCAATCACGTGCTGGCGCGTCACGTTGAGGCGGCGAGCCACATGGCCGAGGGCTACACCCGCGCCAGGGCCGGCAACATCGGGGTTTGCATTGGCACCTCGGGGCCAGCCGGGACCGACATGATCACCGGCCTGTACTCCGCCACGGCGGACTCCATACCGATTCTTGCCATCACCGGGCAAGCGCCCGTCGCGCGGCTTCACAAGGAAGACTTTCAAGCCGTCGACATCTCCGCGATCGCCGCGCCGGTCACCAAGATGGCCATGACAGTCCTGGAACCCGGTCAGGTGCCAGGTGCGTTCGCGCAGGCCTTCCACTTGATGCGATCAGGCCGTCCCGGTCCGGTATTGATCGATCTCCCGATCGATGTCCAGATGGCTGAGATCGATTTCGATCCTGACACTTACCAACCGTTGCCCGTGTACAAGCCTGCTGCCACCAGGGCCCAGGTCGAGAAGGCCCTCGACATGCTGGCCCTCGCCCACCGTCCGCTGATCGTGGCTGGCGGCGGAATCGTCAACGCCGACGCGGCAGATCTGTTGGTTCAGTTGGCCGAACTGCTCGATGTTCCCGTGGTTCCCACGCTGATGGGGTGGGGCACGATTCCCGATGATCATCGCCTTGCCGCGGGCATGGCCGGTTTGCAGACAGCCCACCGTTACGGCAACGCCACGTTGCTGGCATCGGACTTCGTCCTCGGGATCGGTAACCGGTGGGCCAACCGCCACACCGGTGGGCTCGATACCTACACCAAGGGTCGCACGTTCATCCATGTGGATATCGAGCCCACCCAGATCGGACGGGTGTTTACACCCGATTACGGGATCGTGTCGGACGCCAAAGCTGCCCTCGAGAAGTTCGTGACGGTGGCTGCCGAGCGAAAATCCGCAGGCACCCTGCCCGACCGCAGCTCGTGGGTGCGAGAGTGCCTCGACCGGAAGCGGACGATGCATCGCAAGACCGACTTCGAGGACGTGCCAATCAAGCCACAGCGGGTGTACCGGGAAATGAACCGCGTGTTCGGCCGCGATGCCCGTTACGTGACCGCGATCGGACTCTCGCAGATAGCCGGTGGCCAGTTCCTCCACGTGTACAAGGCCCGAAATTGGATCAACTGCGGCCAAGCGGGGCCGCTTGGCTGGACCTTGCCCGCAGCACTCGGCGTCGTCGCTGCCGACCCGACCGCCACGGTGGTCGGCCTCTCTGGCGATTACGACTTCCAGTTTCTCATCGAAGAACTGGCCGTGGGAGCCCAGTTCAATCTCCCGTACATCCATGTGGTGGTCAACAACTCATACCTGGGTCTGATTCGCCAGGCACAACGACAATTCGACATGAACTATTGCGTCTCACTCGGATTCGACAACATCAATGCCGAAGAAGGGCGCGCCGACGATAGCCCAGCCGCCCCGAAGGGATACGGAGTCGACCATCTACGAGTGGCAGAAGGCCTCGGGTGCAAAGCAATTCGGGTCACCGAGCCGAACGAGATCGCGAGCGCGTTAGAACAGGCCACCGTCCTGGCACGCGAACACAAGGTTCCCGTGGTAGTGGAGATCGTGCTGGAGACCATCACCAACATAGCCATGGGCACCGAGCTTGACAACGTCAACGAGTTTGAAGCACTCGCCGAGGCTAGCGACGAAGATCTGATGACTGTCGGAATATTCGACTGA